The genomic stretch CAGCTGGACCACCTATAGCGACATCGAGCGACGCACGATCATGGCGCTGCTGCCAGCCCGGCTGGAGACCGTCGAGCGTAAGCCGAGGCGCGAAACACGAAGAGCCCGATTGGCGCGAGAGGCCGGACAAGCCTGATGGGATTCTGGATTGTTATTGGGATTCTCGGCTTCGGATTGGCTGTCCTGATATTGAATCATGATGCAGGTCAGAGCTTTG from Peteryoungia desertarenae encodes the following:
- a CDS encoding DUF1289 domain-containing protein; protein product: MESPCTLVCSIDMKTGYCFGCGRTRDEIGSWTTYSDIERRTIMALLPARLETVERKPRRETRRARLAREAGQA